From Haloarcula hispanica ATCC 33960, the proteins below share one genomic window:
- the glmU gene encoding bifunctional sugar-1-phosphate nucleotidylyltransferase/acetyltransferase, giving the protein MHIDTAVVLAAGEGTRLRPLTRNRPKPMLPAANRPILEHVFDALVEAGIEKLVAVVGYKRDRVQDHFGPTYRGIPISYVSQTKQLGSGHALLQARSVVDGPVLVMNGDRLVDAATIESVDTSYAETGHTSIAVIERQDTSRYGAVEVQDGDIVDIVEKPQHDEFRLINGGVYAFDGDIFEAIDETTRHAGELALTDTIELLLESDRIQAVEVDGMWVDATYPWDLLTVAREVLARGRVVESARDEQVWVDNSARVHDEATLQSPVVIGPDCEVGPDAVIGPNVALGRNTTIGANSVIQHTVLDADTRVDPSSTLIDTVTGQDVNLGVNTVVPGGPADVQVGTEVFEDQRLGAVIADRAVALGDVSFVSGSLVGPNARLATGVTVDGTVREGAEVVR; this is encoded by the coding sequence ATGCACATCGATACGGCTGTGGTCCTCGCTGCGGGTGAAGGGACTCGCCTCCGGCCGTTGACGCGAAACCGGCCAAAACCAATGCTTCCGGCCGCGAACCGTCCGATCCTCGAACACGTCTTCGACGCACTAGTCGAGGCAGGCATCGAGAAGCTGGTCGCCGTCGTCGGCTACAAGCGCGACCGCGTTCAGGACCACTTCGGGCCGACGTACCGTGGCATTCCTATTTCCTACGTGAGCCAGACGAAACAGCTCGGTAGCGGGCACGCGCTCCTCCAGGCGCGGAGCGTCGTCGACGGCCCGGTTCTGGTGATGAACGGTGATCGTCTCGTCGACGCGGCCACTATCGAGTCGGTAGATACCTCCTATGCGGAGACTGGGCACACAAGCATCGCTGTCATCGAACGACAGGACACCAGTCGGTACGGTGCCGTCGAGGTACAGGACGGCGATATTGTCGACATCGTCGAAAAGCCCCAACACGACGAGTTCAGGCTCATCAACGGCGGCGTGTACGCCTTCGACGGCGACATCTTCGAGGCTATCGACGAAACGACGCGGCACGCCGGCGAGCTGGCACTGACCGACACTATCGAACTCCTGCTCGAATCTGACCGTATTCAGGCAGTCGAGGTCGACGGCATGTGGGTCGACGCGACATACCCGTGGGACCTGTTGACCGTCGCGCGCGAGGTACTGGCGCGGGGTCGGGTCGTCGAATCGGCCCGCGACGAGCAGGTATGGGTCGACAACTCCGCACGCGTTCACGACGAGGCGACCCTCCAGTCGCCGGTCGTCATTGGCCCGGACTGCGAGGTCGGACCGGACGCTGTCATCGGTCCGAACGTCGCGCTTGGCCGTAACACCACTATCGGGGCCAACAGTGTCATCCAGCACACCGTCCTCGACGCCGATACGCGTGTCGACCCGAGTTCGACCCTCATCGATACTGTCACCGGTCAGGACGTGAACCTGGGCGTCAATACGGTCGTCCCCGGCGGCCCGGCCGATGTCCAGGTCGGCACGGAAGTGTTCGAAGACCAGCGGCTCGGTGCCGTTATTGCCGACCGTGCTGTTGCGCTCGGGGACGTGAGCTTCGTCTCCGGATCGCTCGTGGGCCCCAACGCTCGGCTCGCCACTGGCGTGACAGTCGATGGAACCGTCCGCGAGGGCGCGGAGGTGGTCCGCTGA
- a CDS encoding CheF family chemotaxis protein, translated as MSDTEKKIADTKGQFLQAVSQGQRLTDAEWRNCRIILTTERVALLGDDKRQISLTDIDRIADRFDVNQQSAGVSDYVALYVGEDVILVSASDHGTFETDFYRASLDGAIVLVQHPALKGGVVQSAEWTKGRLKVTDEALKLAMADGQAVVIDRADIGDLAVEEKQVSGEERTVIQVEHSEDDISVETHLAGEEFHATVLRTMLEESAEQNQADLDLSSTEKRVIMALHSGVSPFDIPNFVGIDVEKTEEIFDRLIELDVISVLRERTEVNLTTKGRRVAGERMGEQ; from the coding sequence ATGAGCGACACCGAAAAGAAGATCGCCGATACGAAGGGGCAGTTCCTTCAGGCGGTCTCACAGGGCCAGCGCCTCACCGACGCCGAGTGGCGAAACTGTCGCATTATCCTTACCACCGAGCGGGTCGCCCTGCTGGGTGACGACAAGCGACAGATTTCACTGACCGACATCGACCGTATCGCCGACCGGTTCGACGTGAACCAGCAGAGCGCCGGCGTCTCCGACTACGTCGCGCTCTACGTCGGCGAGGACGTTATCCTCGTGTCGGCATCGGACCACGGGACGTTCGAGACCGACTTCTACCGGGCGAGTCTCGACGGCGCAATCGTGCTGGTTCAACACCCTGCACTGAAAGGCGGCGTCGTCCAGTCCGCCGAGTGGACGAAGGGTCGCCTCAAAGTGACCGACGAGGCGCTGAAACTCGCGATGGCTGACGGGCAAGCCGTTGTCATCGACCGCGCCGACATCGGTGACCTCGCTGTCGAAGAGAAGCAGGTCAGCGGCGAGGAACGGACGGTCATTCAGGTCGAGCACAGCGAGGACGACATCAGCGTCGAAACACATCTCGCGGGCGAGGAGTTCCACGCAACCGTCCTCCGGACGATGCTCGAAGAGAGCGCCGAACAGAACCAGGCCGATCTGGACCTGAGCTCGACTGAGAAGCGGGTAATCATGGCGCTGCACTCCGGCGTGTCGCCGTTCGACATTCCCAACTTCGTCGGCATTGACGTTGAGAAAACCGAGGAAATCTTCGACCGACTGATCGAACTCGACGTGATAAGCGTGCTCCGGGAGCGGACGGAAGTGAATCTGACGACGAAGGGCCGTCGGGTCGCCGGCGAGCGGATGGGCGAGCAGTAG
- a CDS encoding membrane protein, with protein sequence MADLLTHLLVPYILLTVASWRIDWLNQHWVVVGMGGAAIPDLVKVGIVVDGSTVEAFLGMPFTYAPLSTLGGVLLLAGIITVAFERRHWRRVFGLVTFGGLTSLLLDGMRVYADGRASAWLYPFTNWRPPTPSLYVSSDPTVLVVALLAAGTVAVIDRQIQAGN encoded by the coding sequence ATGGCTGACCTGCTGACTCACCTGCTCGTACCATACATCCTTTTGACGGTCGCGAGTTGGCGCATCGACTGGCTCAATCAGCATTGGGTCGTCGTTGGGATGGGCGGTGCGGCGATTCCCGATCTGGTGAAAGTCGGGATCGTGGTGGACGGGAGCACTGTCGAAGCGTTTCTGGGCATGCCGTTCACTTATGCGCCCCTCTCCACACTCGGCGGAGTCCTGCTACTGGCCGGTATCATCACCGTCGCATTCGAGAGACGCCACTGGCGGCGCGTGTTCGGACTCGTGACGTTCGGCGGCCTCACGTCGCTGCTGCTCGATGGGATGCGAGTGTACGCCGACGGGCGAGCGAGTGCCTGGCTGTATCCGTTCACGAACTGGCGGCCGCCGACGCCGAGCCTGTACGTGTCTTCGGACCCGACCGTGCTCGTTGTGGCGCTACTCGCTGCCGGCACGGTAGCCGTCATCGACAGGCAAATACAGGCAGGTAACTGA
- a CDS encoding sugar transferase: MDSGWRYRVASVAGVVVLTAAAVALVNNATIQSIATTIPVFNRLPTDPPTGSEFTFELLVTIAVVVSVFLPLYKPRPRRILDAIALAQKRVLVAVLVLATIGYFDYTYRLPRLTVVLVTPLLLVALPAWFVWIRKRPSSNGERTIVVGDDLKVIEEVASEVDGTLLGYLCPTSVITTVERTEAIADGGTNTSGLERLGGLSRIEDVLVEYDIDTVVLAFEHADRAEFFGALDACYEYGVNAKVHRDHTDSVLTASGGVGTLIDVEIEPWDIQDYILKRAFDIAFASAGLVALSPVIIGIILAIKAEDGGSILYQQDRTAVFGETFSIYKFRSMIENAEDETGVKISDEDAGGIDPRVTSVGRVLRQTHLDEIPQLWSILRGDMSVVGPRPERPELDSDIQSGVVDWQKRWFVKPGLTGPAQVNHVTGKEPSEKLRYDLEYVRDQSFSYDMKLVSRQVWSVLIDLVMAYRNR; this comes from the coding sequence ATGGATAGTGGCTGGCGGTACCGGGTCGCAAGTGTAGCCGGCGTCGTCGTGCTGACAGCGGCCGCCGTCGCACTTGTTAACAACGCTACCATCCAGTCGATAGCGACAACCATCCCGGTGTTCAATCGGCTACCGACTGACCCCCCAACTGGGTCGGAGTTCACGTTTGAACTGTTGGTCACAATCGCAGTCGTCGTTAGTGTGTTCCTCCCACTGTACAAACCCCGCCCGCGAAGAATTCTCGACGCTATAGCACTGGCCCAGAAGCGGGTGCTCGTAGCAGTTCTTGTTCTGGCGACAATCGGCTACTTCGACTACACGTACCGATTGCCGCGCTTGACGGTCGTGTTAGTAACTCCCTTATTACTGGTCGCACTGCCCGCATGGTTCGTGTGGATTCGCAAGCGGCCGTCGTCAAACGGCGAACGAACCATCGTCGTTGGGGACGACCTCAAGGTGATAGAAGAAGTGGCAAGTGAAGTCGACGGGACGCTTCTGGGCTATCTCTGTCCAACGAGTGTCATTACGACAGTCGAACGGACCGAAGCCATCGCTGACGGCGGAACTAACACCAGTGGGTTGGAACGGCTAGGTGGCCTCTCGCGAATCGAGGACGTACTCGTCGAGTATGATATCGACACTGTTGTGCTAGCGTTTGAACATGCCGACCGGGCAGAGTTCTTCGGCGCTCTCGACGCCTGTTACGAGTACGGTGTCAACGCGAAAGTCCATCGCGACCATACAGACTCTGTGTTGACCGCCAGCGGTGGCGTCGGAACCCTGATCGACGTGGAGATCGAGCCATGGGACATACAGGACTATATTCTCAAGCGCGCGTTCGATATCGCGTTTGCATCGGCTGGGCTGGTCGCGCTATCGCCCGTGATTATTGGCATTATACTTGCGATAAAAGCAGAAGACGGTGGCTCAATACTGTACCAGCAAGACCGAACAGCAGTTTTCGGAGAAACCTTCTCCATCTACAAGTTCCGGTCGATGATCGAGAACGCCGAAGACGAGACCGGCGTGAAAATCAGTGACGAGGATGCGGGTGGGATCGATCCACGCGTGACATCGGTTGGCCGAGTGCTGCGACAGACGCACTTGGATGAGATCCCACAGCTCTGGTCGATACTACGGGGAGATATGAGCGTCGTCGGCCCACGGCCAGAACGGCCGGAACTGGACTCGGATATCCAGAGCGGTGTCGTTGACTGGCAGAAACGATGGTTCGTCAAGCCAGGCCTGACCGGGCCTGCCCAGGTTAATCATGTGACTGGAAAAGAGCCGAGCGAAAAGCTACGATACGACCTCGAATACGTGCGTGACCAGTCGTTTAGCTATGATATGAAGCTTGTTTCAAGGCAGGTCTGGAGCGTTCTTATTGACCTCGTGATGGCATACAGAAATCGGTGA
- the aglM gene encoding UDP-glucose 6-dehydrogenase AglM, translating into MNVSIVGSGYVGTTVAACLADLGHEVVTIDIDEDIVDTVNDGRSPIHEPGLDELVAEHGGGRLRASTDYDEILDTELTMLALPTPSNDDGSIDLQFMEAGAASVGEALAGAENAATDPHLVVTKSTVVPNTTEDRLAPRIADAGLERGTDFLVASNPEFQREGTAVADFLNPDKLVFGTDDDRATALLNELYEPLREAADDDVPVVETGIAEAEMIKYANNTFLATKVSLINDIGNICKEFGVDAYEVADAIGLDDRIGEQFLRSGVGWGGSCFPKDTDAIIAAAREQGYDPAVLSAAVELNDDQPKRLLSLLDDHVDVSGKRIAVLGLAFKPGTDDIRNTRAVPVIEGLKERGAEIVAYDPVATENMRERYPDIEYADSAATALAGASGAVVVTDWDEFAALDAAFDEMADSVVVDGRRIIERRDGITYEGLTW; encoded by the coding sequence ATGAACGTCAGTATTGTCGGGAGCGGATACGTCGGGACGACGGTCGCGGCGTGTCTTGCGGATCTCGGACACGAAGTGGTAACGATAGACATCGACGAGGACATCGTCGACACGGTCAACGACGGCCGGTCGCCGATACACGAACCTGGCCTCGACGAACTCGTCGCCGAACACGGCGGCGGTCGACTTCGGGCAAGTACCGACTACGACGAGATCCTCGATACTGAACTGACGATGCTGGCGCTCCCGACGCCCTCGAACGACGACGGGAGCATCGACCTCCAGTTCATGGAAGCCGGTGCGGCATCCGTCGGCGAGGCGCTGGCCGGTGCCGAGAACGCGGCAACGGATCCACACCTCGTCGTCACGAAGTCGACTGTCGTCCCAAACACGACCGAGGACCGGCTCGCCCCCCGTATCGCCGACGCCGGTCTCGAACGCGGGACGGACTTCCTCGTCGCGTCCAATCCCGAGTTCCAGCGCGAGGGGACGGCCGTGGCGGATTTCCTGAACCCCGACAAACTCGTCTTCGGGACGGACGACGACCGTGCGACGGCGCTTCTCAACGAACTGTACGAACCGCTTCGCGAGGCCGCTGACGATGATGTGCCGGTCGTCGAAACCGGTATCGCCGAGGCCGAGATGATAAAGTACGCCAACAACACGTTTCTGGCGACGAAAGTCAGCCTCATCAACGACATCGGGAACATCTGCAAGGAGTTCGGCGTCGACGCCTACGAGGTGGCCGATGCCATCGGACTCGACGACCGCATCGGCGAACAGTTCCTCCGGAGCGGGGTGGGATGGGGCGGCAGTTGCTTCCCGAAGGACACGGATGCCATCATCGCCGCGGCACGGGAACAGGGCTACGACCCTGCTGTTCTTTCTGCGGCCGTAGAACTGAACGACGACCAGCCCAAGCGCCTCCTCTCCCTACTTGACGACCACGTCGACGTGTCCGGCAAACGCATCGCCGTTCTCGGCCTGGCGTTCAAACCCGGAACGGACGATATCCGGAACACGCGCGCGGTTCCGGTCATCGAGGGACTCAAAGAACGTGGCGCGGAAATCGTCGCCTACGACCCCGTTGCCACCGAGAATATGCGCGAACGCTATCCCGACATCGAGTACGCCGACTCGGCCGCAACCGCTCTCGCGGGGGCATCAGGCGCTGTTGTCGTCACTGACTGGGACGAGTTCGCAGCTCTCGACGCTGCGTTCGACGAGATGGCAGACTCCGTCGTCGTTGACGGTCGACGCATCATCGAGCGGCGCGACGGCATCACCTACGAAGGATTGACCTGGTAG
- a CDS encoding STT3 domain-containing protein: MSDTPGAGAVLDDRPELRDATAAVLAVDDEQDGWTFDDIPIDSGQFGELVSAGIVEKDGDEYRVADPDAVRAALDGKSGVGSDSESGTALGDALRFDFDARATGLLVAALAVVFVARTYVIGSIYRGDDIVLSSNDPYYYRYHVEQVAANAGGAADFGALSVIPDVVTNGEPLTIATLWWVASLFGGSKAVIGHVLAWYPVVSALVTGVLLYLLAVRVSSDRRVGLASVLFLAFIPGHAFRTSLGFADHHAFDYPWLGLTALALVVALTTATSRTSLRRPQPWIAAVGIGVGIAGQVLAWEAGPLLVLPVCLVVLGQTLLDGSNDRSALVRNAPVLAGVSLGAILAWSVHTVTGWQTALVASTPALLTLGTVVVIATAEAARRFGGTARQLAVVDLGLGIVTILVFRFGFTEQWATFDRRLDTLFRSDAIAETYGLFSADAFGFLFLLGLTLFLALPAMVWGIDLARNDRSGWLVASSYAWVLLALSVIQARFVGELAPFLALFAGLAFVWAASWVDLARPVLTTGDSDLRDVLVPDSRAVASLVVLFLLFGALGMVQVPVKTSQVLVEDGTYDAATAIEADAADRGLEYPENYVLSRWGQNRVYNYFVNGESRSYGYARQNYGPFVAATDPDEAHNRISGRVGYVVTTEMELEEPSTMYARLHQHFGSQNGDVDGLARYRLLFTSGDGSHKAFAVVPGGEIRGTAAPNSTVSVVTTVGVSDREVDYERQTTADRNGEFTVTVANPGTYTVTTDSGSETTVEVTERTVYDGGNVTIE; the protein is encoded by the coding sequence ATGAGCGATACGCCCGGGGCGGGAGCGGTACTCGATGACCGGCCCGAGCTACGAGACGCGACAGCGGCGGTTCTGGCCGTCGACGACGAACAGGACGGCTGGACGTTTGACGACATTCCCATCGATTCGGGCCAGTTCGGTGAACTCGTCTCCGCGGGCATCGTCGAGAAAGACGGTGACGAGTACCGCGTCGCTGATCCCGACGCCGTGCGGGCCGCACTCGACGGCAAATCCGGGGTCGGCAGCGACAGCGAGAGCGGGACGGCTCTCGGTGACGCGCTGCGGTTTGATTTCGACGCGCGAGCAACTGGCCTGCTCGTCGCTGCTCTAGCGGTCGTGTTTGTCGCCCGAACGTACGTCATCGGGTCGATCTACCGCGGCGACGACATCGTCTTGTCGAGTAACGATCCGTATTACTACAGGTATCACGTCGAGCAGGTCGCGGCCAACGCCGGCGGCGCGGCCGATTTCGGAGCGCTCTCCGTGATTCCGGATGTAGTAACCAACGGGGAGCCACTCACGATCGCGACGCTCTGGTGGGTCGCCAGCCTCTTCGGCGGGAGCAAAGCAGTTATTGGCCACGTTCTCGCCTGGTATCCGGTCGTGTCGGCACTCGTCACGGGCGTCCTGCTCTATCTACTCGCGGTGCGGGTGTCCAGCGATCGGCGTGTCGGTCTCGCATCGGTCCTCTTCCTGGCATTTATTCCCGGCCACGCCTTTCGGACGAGCCTGGGTTTCGCAGATCACCACGCCTTCGACTATCCCTGGCTGGGACTCACCGCGCTTGCACTCGTGGTCGCGCTAACGACGGCCACGAGCCGAACGTCGCTTCGTCGACCACAGCCGTGGATCGCCGCGGTCGGTATCGGTGTCGGGATTGCCGGACAGGTACTTGCGTGGGAAGCCGGGCCATTGCTTGTCCTGCCGGTCTGTCTGGTGGTGCTTGGACAGACACTGCTGGATGGCTCAAACGACCGGTCGGCACTGGTCAGGAACGCGCCGGTCCTTGCCGGCGTTAGCCTCGGCGCGATACTCGCCTGGAGTGTTCATACTGTCACCGGCTGGCAGACTGCGCTCGTCGCTAGCACGCCAGCACTGCTGACGCTGGGCACTGTCGTCGTCATCGCGACAGCAGAAGCGGCCAGGCGATTCGGTGGCACTGCCAGACAACTGGCTGTGGTCGATCTCGGGCTTGGCATCGTCACCATCCTCGTCTTTCGTTTCGGCTTCACAGAACAGTGGGCCACGTTCGACAGGCGGCTCGATACGCTGTTTCGGTCCGACGCGATCGCCGAGACGTACGGACTGTTCAGCGCAGACGCCTTCGGCTTCCTGTTCCTGCTCGGCCTGACACTGTTCCTGGCACTCCCGGCGATGGTGTGGGGCATCGACCTCGCTCGGAACGACCGGAGCGGCTGGCTCGTCGCCAGTAGCTATGCCTGGGTACTGCTAGCTCTTTCCGTGATTCAGGCCCGCTTCGTCGGGGAACTGGCCCCGTTTCTCGCGCTGTTCGCCGGCCTCGCGTTCGTCTGGGCCGCCTCGTGGGTCGATCTCGCCCGACCGGTGCTGACGACTGGCGACAGCGACCTTCGAGACGTACTCGTTCCCGACAGCCGGGCAGTTGCATCGCTGGTCGTACTGTTCCTGTTGTTCGGGGCCCTCGGGATGGTGCAGGTGCCGGTGAAGACGAGTCAGGTGCTCGTCGAGGACGGGACATACGACGCGGCGACTGCAATCGAGGCAGACGCCGCCGATCGCGGGCTCGAATACCCCGAAAACTACGTCCTCAGCCGCTGGGGACAGAACCGCGTGTACAACTACTTCGTCAACGGTGAGTCACGGAGCTACGGCTACGCCCGCCAGAATTACGGTCCGTTTGTCGCAGCAACGGACCCTGATGAGGCCCACAATCGGATTTCCGGTCGAGTCGGATACGTCGTAACGACAGAGATGGAACTGGAGGAACCGAGCACAATGTACGCTCGACTACACCAGCACTTCGGAAGCCAGAACGGCGATGTGGACGGACTGGCCCGCTACCGACTGCTCTTCACGAGCGGAGACGGGAGCCACAAGGCGTTCGCGGTCGTTCCCGGTGGAGAGATTCGGGGGACTGCAGCCCCGAATTCGACCGTCTCGGTCGTAACGACAGTCGGTGTCTCGGACAGAGAGGTCGACTACGAGCGCCAGACGACAGCCGACCGCAACGGTGAGTTCACTGTTACCGTCGCAAACCCCGGGACGTACACCGTGACGACCGATAGCGGAAGTGAAACGACTGTCGAAGTCACAGAACGGACAGTGTACGACGGCGGCAACGTCACTATCGAGTGA
- the glmS gene encoding glutamine--fructose-6-phosphate transaminase (isomerizing): protein MCGIIGCVGRGDETLDTLVHGLSKLEYRGYDSAGVALANSHIDLCKHSGKIADLRDALSERTLSGSVGIGHTRWSTHGPPTDENAHPHQDCTGEVAVVHNGIIENYQSLRDELVSAGHTFTSDTDTEVVPHLIEDALDAGADPEDAVRETVSRLEGSYAVAVVIAGCDSVFAARNDSPLVLGIDDDATYLASDVPAFRDFTDKVVYLADGEFARLNGDGWTVTDIDGNVVEKDIDTIQWDPEETGKSGYDHFMLKEIHEQPRALRQCLRGRVDELAGTVDIGDLGDLSPTGVQFVACGTSYHAALHGAQLFREAGIPAQAFLASEYATATPPIGDALVVGVTQSGETADTLSALRAARRRGARTLAVTNVVGSTAARECDHALYIRAGPEIGVAATKTFASQLAALNLLALGTSTTGDARQVISALRDLPGHVQEVLDESAAQEVAELYQDANAYFFIGRGYQNPVALEGALKMKEITYKHAEGFAAGELKHGPLALVTENTPVFAIVTGDDERTRKTIGNVKEVEARDAPVVAITDGQSDVERYADHVLQIPETHPRAAAVLANTHLQLVSYHTAALLGRNIDKPRNLAKSVTVE, encoded by the coding sequence ATGTGTGGTATCATCGGCTGTGTCGGCCGCGGCGACGAGACGCTCGATACGCTCGTCCACGGCCTTTCGAAACTGGAGTACCGCGGGTACGACTCCGCTGGCGTCGCACTGGCGAACAGCCACATCGACCTGTGCAAACACTCCGGCAAAATCGCCGACTTGCGCGACGCGCTGTCGGAACGGACGCTCTCGGGCTCGGTCGGCATTGGCCACACTCGCTGGAGCACGCACGGCCCGCCGACCGACGAGAACGCCCACCCCCATCAGGATTGCACCGGTGAGGTCGCAGTCGTCCACAACGGTATCATCGAGAACTACCAGTCCCTGAGAGACGAACTCGTGAGCGCCGGCCACACCTTCACATCTGACACCGATACGGAGGTCGTCCCCCATCTCATCGAGGACGCGCTGGACGCCGGAGCCGACCCCGAAGACGCTGTCAGAGAGACGGTCAGCCGACTTGAAGGCAGCTACGCCGTCGCCGTCGTCATCGCCGGCTGTGACTCGGTGTTCGCCGCGCGGAACGACTCGCCGCTCGTGTTAGGCATTGACGACGATGCGACGTATCTGGCCAGTGACGTACCCGCCTTCCGGGACTTCACCGACAAGGTCGTCTATCTCGCTGACGGCGAGTTCGCCCGACTCAACGGTGATGGGTGGACTGTGACTGACATCGACGGCAATGTCGTCGAGAAAGACATCGACACTATCCAGTGGGACCCCGAGGAGACCGGCAAGAGCGGCTACGACCACTTCATGCTCAAGGAGATTCACGAACAGCCGCGCGCGCTCCGGCAGTGTCTCCGCGGCCGCGTCGACGAACTCGCCGGGACGGTCGACATCGGCGACCTCGGAGATCTCTCCCCGACCGGCGTCCAGTTCGTCGCCTGCGGGACCTCCTACCACGCCGCCCTGCACGGCGCGCAACTGTTCCGCGAAGCCGGTATCCCCGCCCAGGCGTTCCTCGCAAGCGAGTACGCCACTGCCACGCCACCCATCGGTGACGCGCTCGTCGTCGGCGTCACACAGAGCGGCGAGACCGCGGACACGCTATCGGCACTTCGGGCGGCCCGCCGCCGTGGCGCGCGCACGCTGGCCGTGACCAACGTCGTCGGCTCTACCGCGGCCCGCGAGTGCGATCACGCGCTGTACATCCGTGCTGGGCCGGAGATCGGCGTCGCCGCGACCAAGACTTTCGCCTCACAATTGGCCGCGCTGAACCTGCTCGCGCTCGGAACGTCCACAACCGGCGACGCCCGGCAGGTCATCAGCGCGCTCCGCGACCTCCCCGGCCACGTTCAGGAGGTTCTCGACGAATCTGCCGCTCAGGAGGTCGCTGAGTTGTATCAAGACGCCAACGCCTACTTCTTCATCGGCCGCGGGTATCAGAATCCCGTGGCGCTCGAAGGCGCGCTGAAAATGAAGGAGATTACGTACAAGCACGCCGAGGGCTTCGCTGCGGGTGAGCTGAAACACGGCCCGTTGGCGCTGGTGACCGAGAACACGCCCGTGTTCGCTATCGTGACTGGTGACGACGAGCGCACCCGCAAGACGATCGGGAACGTCAAAGAGGTCGAAGCAAGGGACGCGCCGGTGGTCGCGATTACGGACGGACAGAGCGACGTTGAACGGTACGCCGACCATGTGCTCCAGATTCCGGAGACCCATCCGCGAGCCGCTGCAGTGCTGGCGAACACGCATCTGCAACTGGTGTCGTATCACACGGCTGCGTTGCTGGGGCGGAACATTGACAAGCCGCGGAATCTGGCGAAAAGCGTGACAGTCGAGTGA
- the aglF gene encoding UTP--glucose-1-phosphate uridylyltransferase AglF: protein MKAVVLAAGEGTRLRPLTEDKPKGMVEVAGKPILTHCFEQLIELGADELLVVVGYKKQAIINHYEDEFEGVPITYTHQREQNGLAHALLTVEEHVDDDFMLMLGDNIFEANLRDVVNRQAEERADAAFLVEEVPWDEAGRYGVCDTNKYGEITEVVEKPEDPPSNLVMTGFYTFTPAIFHACHLVQPSNRGEYEISDAIDLLLHSGRTIDAIRMDGWRNDIGYPADRDQAEKRLQGEIDPEMAAENIAASE from the coding sequence ATGAAAGCTGTCGTACTCGCCGCTGGTGAGGGGACCCGTCTCCGCCCGCTGACCGAAGACAAGCCGAAGGGAATGGTAGAGGTCGCGGGGAAACCGATTCTGACCCACTGCTTCGAGCAGTTGATCGAACTAGGCGCTGACGAACTGCTGGTAGTTGTCGGCTACAAGAAGCAGGCCATCATTAATCACTACGAGGACGAGTTCGAAGGCGTCCCGATCACCTACACCCACCAGCGCGAACAGAACGGCCTCGCACACGCGCTTCTGACCGTCGAGGAGCACGTCGACGACGACTTCATGCTGATGCTCGGCGACAACATCTTCGAAGCGAACCTCCGAGATGTCGTCAACCGGCAGGCGGAGGAACGTGCCGACGCCGCTTTCCTCGTTGAGGAAGTCCCATGGGATGAGGCCGGGCGGTACGGTGTCTGTGACACCAACAAGTACGGCGAGATCACCGAAGTCGTCGAGAAACCGGAGGACCCGCCGTCGAACCTAGTGATGACCGGGTTCTATACGTTCACGCCGGCCATCTTCCACGCCTGCCATCTGGTACAGCCCTCCAACCGCGGCGAGTACGAGATCAGTGACGCGATTGACCTCCTGTTGCACTCCGGGCGGACGATCGACGCGATCCGCATGGACGGCTGGCGGAACGATATCGGCTATCCAGCGGACCGCGACCAGGCCGAGAAACGGCTGCAGGGCGAGATTGACCCGGAAATGGCTGCCGAGAACATCGCTGCAAGCGAGTGA